The Salmo salar chromosome ssa06, Ssal_v3.1, whole genome shotgun sequence genome window below encodes:
- the LOC106606522 gene encoding myeloid-associated differentiation marker homolog, whose product MVNLDLRSLTLPVGIIRMLEVVLTCISFSLVASAGHVLSTHWDWCMFTWCFCCFFSLFILIMEFTRFSAKVPISWDDFTTAFAMLAALMCFTSSIIYPTFFTCPTCYRQIAATVISLLCFGVYVGEVVLARLRPGGEISGFLSTVPGLLKILETLVACIIFTSLDPARFSFNPGLQWCVAVYSLCFIFALVIIFLTVGQLLSLFPFSFDKLLTVYNILATMMYMTATVIWPLYGFENNPRPVPCSHCPWDDLVVVTFMTVINLVIYILDTIYSIKVVFFTWDEE is encoded by the exons ATGGTGAACCTGGACCTGAGGTCTCTCACCCTGCCAGTGGGAATCATCCGTATGTTGGAGGTGGTCCTCACCTGTATCTCCTTCAGTCTGGTGGCCTCGGCAGGCCATGTGCTCTCCACACACTGGGACTGGTGCATGTTCACCTGGTGCTTCTGCTGCTTcttctccctcttcatcctcatcaTGGAGTTCACCCGCTTCAGTGCCAAG GTGCCCATCTCCTGGGATGACTTCACCACGGCCTTCGCCATGCTGGCTGCACTAATGTGTTTCACCTCCTCCATCATCTACCCCACCTTCTTCACCTGCCCCACCTGCTACCGCCAGATCGCCGCCACCGTCATCTCCCTACTCTGTTTCGGAGTGTACGTTGGCGAGGTGGTGTTGGCCCGCCTCCGACCCGGTGGTGAGATCAGTGGCTTCCTGTCCACTGTCCCGGGCCTCCTCAAGATCCTCGAGACTCTGGTGGCCTGTATTATCTTCACGTCGCTGGATCCGGCAAGGTTTTCATTTAATCCGGGACTGCAGTGGTGCGTGGCGGTTTATTCCCTCTGCTTCATCTTCGCACTCGTCATCATCTTTCTCACCGTCGGTCAGCTGCTGTCGCTGTTCCCCTTCTCGTTTGACAAACTGCTCACGGTCTATAATATTCTGGCCACCATGATGTACATGACTGCCACGGTCATCTGGCCACTGTATGGTTTCGAGAACAACCCCCGGCCCGTTCCGTGTTCCCACTGTCCCTGGGACGATCTGGTTGTGGTGACGTTCATGACCGTGATCAACCTGGTGATCTATATTTTGGATACGATCTACTCGATAAAGGTGGTCTTCTTCACATGGGATGAGGAATAG